One window from the genome of Cryptomeria japonica chromosome 6, Sugi_1.0, whole genome shotgun sequence encodes:
- the LOC131037742 gene encoding uncharacterized GPI-anchored protein At4g28100: MLKMRAPIWVLACVMALGFAGGHGGGDSNTVPALPVVEQQQNQHKESCPLDLSDELFGGVEEACGEGRTLERSRCCPVLAAWLYAAHARTALQPSAAPPLSSPAADQMMPVLPDDSQACVNSLQSSLAARGIHIPRPNATCDAILCFCGIRLHQLTSLTCPTAFNVSSPGSLQHRNASAPTSAVRALASNCTDPSFQGCTQCLRALDKLKGRQGRNGGISERTSRMYNRDCELMGLTWLLAKNKTAYIPTVSAVLRAVMYTDHPLRESQCSPDQENMPLAVDSDELQQSAATTPTMPLLLPLLPLLLMLLPGLKGF; this comes from the exons ATGCTGAAAATGAGAGCTCCGATTTGGGTCTTGGCCTGTGTGATGGCATTGGGATTTGCAGGTGGCCATGGCGGAGGGGATTCGAACACGGTACCTGCGCTACCTGTGGTGGAACAGCAGCAAAACCAGCACAAAGAGAGTTGTCCTCTGGATCTCTCTGATGAGCTCTTCGGAGGAGTGGAGGAGGCCTGTGGGGAGGGCAGAACGCTGGAGCGGAGCCGCTGCTGCCCTGTTTTGGCCGCCTGGCTTTACGCCGCCCATGCCCGAACTGCGCTTCAGCCCTCGGCGGCGCCGCCACTTTCATCCCCCGCCGCCGACCAGATGATGCCTGTCCTCCCTGATGACTCTCAGGCCTGCGTGAACAGTCTCCAGTCTTCTCTTGCCGCCCGGGGAATTCACATTCCCCGCCCCAACGCCACCTGCGATGCAATTCTCTGCTTCTGCGGCATCCGCCTCCACCAGCTCACCTCCCTCACCTGCCCCACTGCCTTCAATGTCTCCTCTCCTGGTTCTCTGCAACACCGCAATGCCTCTGCCCCCACGTCTGCGGTTCGAGCCCTCGCGTCCAACTGCACTGACCCATCTTTCCAGGGATGCACCCAGTGCCTCCGGGCCCTTGATAAG CTCAAAGGCAGGCAGGGCAGAAATGGGGGGATTTCCGAAAGGACCAGTCGAATGTATAACAGAGACTGTGAATTAATGGGCCTCACTTGGTTGCTCGCCAAGAACAAAACGGCTTACATTCCCACGGTTTCTGCAGTTCTGAGAGCCGTAATGTACACAGATCATCCACTACGGGAGTCTCAGTGTAGTCCAGATCAAGAGAACATGCCCCTGGCTGTTGATTCTGATGAGCTCCAACAATCTGCTGCCACAACACCCACAATGCCTTTGCTGTTGCCCCTGCTTCCTCTCCTTCTGATGCTGCTGCCCGGTTTGAAGGGCTTTTAA